From Mobula birostris isolate sMobBir1 chromosome 8, sMobBir1.hap1, whole genome shotgun sequence, the proteins below share one genomic window:
- the LOC140201553 gene encoding uncharacterized protein: MAHQSVHTGEMLFICSDCGKGFTQLCNLQAHQLVHTGERPFTCSDCGKGFTRSSQLKAHQRVHTGERLFTCSDCGKGFPYSSHLKAHQRVHTGEMPFTCSDCGKEFSRSSQLKVHQRVHTGERPFTCSYCGKSFSQSSHLKAHQRVHTGERPFTCTDCGKGFTLSSYLLAHQSVHTGERPFICTDCGKGFTRSSQLKVHQQVHTGERPFICSDCGKGFSRSFQLKAHQRIHTGEMPFNCSDCRKGFPYLSHLKDHQRVHTGEWPFSCSDCGKGFTHSSSLQRHQRVHTGERPFTCSVCGRGFTHSSSLLSHQSVHTGERPFTCSDCGKGFPQSFQLKLHQRVHTGERPFTCTDCGKGFTRSSHLVTHYRVHTGERPFTCSECGKGFTQSSHLVAHYRVHTGEKV, translated from the coding sequence atggcacaccagtcagttcacactggggagatgtTGTTCatttgctcagattgtgggaagggattcactcagttatgcAACCTACAGGCACACCAAttagttcacactggagagaggccattcacctgctcagattgtgggaagggattcactcggtcatctcaactgaaggcacaccagcgagttcacacaggggagaggctgtttacctgctcagactgtgggaagggatttcctTATTCATCCCATCTGAAGGCACATcaaagagttcacactggggagatgccattcacctgctcagactgtgggaaagaatTCTCCCGATCAtcacaactgaaggtacatcagcgagttcacactggggagaggccattcacctgctcatacTGCGGGAAGAGTTTCtctcagtcatctcatctgaaggcacatcagcgagttcacactggggagaggcctttcacctgcacagactgtgggaaaggattcactctgTCATCCTACCttctggcacaccagtcagttcacactggggagagaccgttcatctgtacagattgtgggaagggattcactcgatcatctcaactgaaggttcatcagcaagttcacactggggagaggccgttcatctgctctgattgtgggaagggattctctcggtCATTTCAGCTGAAGgcacatcagcgaattcacactggggagatgcCTTTCAACTGCTCAGACTGTAGGAAGGGATTTCCTTACTTATCTCATCTGAAGGATCATCagagggttcacactggggagtggccatttagctgctcagactgtgggaaaggattcactcactcatccagcctacagagacaccagcgagttcacactggggagaggccgttcacctgttccgtgtgtgggaggggattcactcactcatccagcCTACtgtcacaccagtcagttcacactggggagaggccattcacctgctcagactgtgggaagggatttcctcagtcatttcaactgaaactacatcagcgagttcatactggggagaggccattcacctgcacagactgtgggaagggattcactcggtcatcccaccttgTGACGCACtaccgagttcacactggggagaggccattcacctgctctgaatgtgggaagggattcactcaatcatcccacCTTGTGGCACACtaccgagttcacactggggaaaaggTCTAA